A part of Rhodamnia argentea isolate NSW1041297 chromosome 8, ASM2092103v1, whole genome shotgun sequence genomic DNA contains:
- the LOC115736747 gene encoding glycine-rich RNA-binding protein 4, mitochondrial-like isoform X3, which produces MQGLAARIARRSRASPLAGGILSRGSCTKLFVGGLSYDTNEPVLKDAFNQFGDIVEVKVICDHVSGKSKGYGFVQFEREAAASTALKEMDVPILVQYIISTSRECFIDARTHECGSFLWGKKRSNLDS; this is translated from the exons ATGCAGGGTTTGGCTGCTCGCATTGCTCGTCGCTCACGCGCCTCGCCTCTCGCTGGAGGGATATTGTCTCGCGGTTCTTGCACCAAACTGTTCGTCGGAG GACTTTCTTATGATACTAATGAACCTGTTCTCAAGGATGCTTTTAACCAGTTTGGTGATATAGTAGAAG TTAAGGTGATATGTGATCACGTGAGTGGAAAATCCAAAGGGTATGGGTTTGTGCAGTTTGAACGTGAAGCTGCGGCCAGCACAGCTCTGAAGGAAATGGATG TCCCCATCCTGGTTCAGTATATCATTTCGACTTCAAGGGAGTGCTTCATAGATGCAAGGACACATGAATGCGGGAGCTTCTTATGGGGGAAGAAGCGCAGCAATCTCGACTCTTGA
- the LOC115736747 gene encoding glycine-rich RNA-binding protein 4, mitochondrial-like isoform X2, producing the protein MQGLAARIARRSRASPLAGGILSRGSCTKLFVGAAGLSYDTNEPVLKDAFNQFGDIVEVKVICDHVSGKSKGYGFVQFEREAAASTALKEMDVPILVQYIISTSRECFIDARTHECGSFLWGKKRSNLDS; encoded by the exons ATGCAGGGTTTGGCTGCTCGCATTGCTCGTCGCTCACGCGCCTCGCCTCTCGCTGGAGGGATATTGTCTCGCGGTTCTTGCACCAAACTGTTCGTCGGAG CTGCAGGACTTTCTTATGATACTAATGAACCTGTTCTCAAGGATGCTTTTAACCAGTTTGGTGATATAGTAGAAG TTAAGGTGATATGTGATCACGTGAGTGGAAAATCCAAAGGGTATGGGTTTGTGCAGTTTGAACGTGAAGCTGCGGCCAGCACAGCTCTGAAGGAAATGGATG TCCCCATCCTGGTTCAGTATATCATTTCGACTTCAAGGGAGTGCTTCATAGATGCAAGGACACATGAATGCGGGAGCTTCTTATGGGGGAAGAAGCGCAGCAATCTCGACTCTTGA
- the LOC115736747 gene encoding glycine-rich RNA-binding protein 4, mitochondrial-like isoform X1 has translation MQGLAARIARRSRASPLAGGILSRGSCTKLFVGGMSGDRCERHVFSSHGGLNFVEVTKLMVSAVKVICDHVSGKSKGYGFVQFEREAAASTALKEMDVPILVQYIISTSRECFIDARTHECGSFLWGKKRSNLDS, from the exons ATGCAGGGTTTGGCTGCTCGCATTGCTCGTCGCTCACGCGCCTCGCCTCTCGCTGGAGGGATATTGTCTCGCGGTTCTTGCACCAAACTGTTCGTCGGAG GTATGTCAGGAGATAGGTGTGAACGCCATGTGTTCTCTTCTCATGGTGGCTTGAACTTTGTTGAGGTAACCAAATTGATGGTGTCGGCAGTTAAGGTGATATGTGATCACGTGAGTGGAAAATCCAAAGGGTATGGGTTTGTGCAGTTTGAACGTGAAGCTGCGGCCAGCACAGCTCTGAAGGAAATGGATG TCCCCATCCTGGTTCAGTATATCATTTCGACTTCAAGGGAGTGCTTCATAGATGCAAGGACACATGAATGCGGGAGCTTCTTATGGGGGAAGAAGCGCAGCAATCTCGACTCTTGA
- the LOC115736747 gene encoding glycine-rich RNA-binding protein 2, mitochondrial-like isoform X6, whose amino-acid sequence MQGLAARIARRSRASPLAGGILSRGSCTKLFVGGLSYDTNEPVLKDAFNQFGDIVEVKVICDHVSGKSKGYGFVQFEREAAASTALKEMDGKSLDGRDIRVQYAQKRNGGLS is encoded by the exons ATGCAGGGTTTGGCTGCTCGCATTGCTCGTCGCTCACGCGCCTCGCCTCTCGCTGGAGGGATATTGTCTCGCGGTTCTTGCACCAAACTGTTCGTCGGAG GACTTTCTTATGATACTAATGAACCTGTTCTCAAGGATGCTTTTAACCAGTTTGGTGATATAGTAGAAG TTAAGGTGATATGTGATCACGTGAGTGGAAAATCCAAAGGGTATGGGTTTGTGCAGTTTGAACGTGAAGCTGCGGCCAGCACAGCTCTGAAGGAAATGGATGGTAAG TCATTAGACGGTAGGGACATCCGTGTACAGTATGCGCAGAAGAGAAATGGCGGACTATCATGA
- the LOC115736747 gene encoding glycine-rich RNA-binding protein 2, mitochondrial-like isoform X5 has product MQGLAARIARRSRASPLAGGILSRGSCTKLFVGAAGLSYDTNEPVLKDAFNQFGDIVEVKVICDHVSGKSKGYGFVQFEREAAASTALKEMDGKSLDGRDIRVQYAQKRNGGLS; this is encoded by the exons ATGCAGGGTTTGGCTGCTCGCATTGCTCGTCGCTCACGCGCCTCGCCTCTCGCTGGAGGGATATTGTCTCGCGGTTCTTGCACCAAACTGTTCGTCGGAG CTGCAGGACTTTCTTATGATACTAATGAACCTGTTCTCAAGGATGCTTTTAACCAGTTTGGTGATATAGTAGAAG TTAAGGTGATATGTGATCACGTGAGTGGAAAATCCAAAGGGTATGGGTTTGTGCAGTTTGAACGTGAAGCTGCGGCCAGCACAGCTCTGAAGGAAATGGATGGTAAG TCATTAGACGGTAGGGACATCCGTGTACAGTATGCGCAGAAGAGAAATGGCGGACTATCATGA
- the LOC115736747 gene encoding glycine-rich RNA-binding protein 4, mitochondrial-like isoform X4, translated as MQGLAARIARRSRASPLAGGILSRGSCTKLFVGGMSGDRCERHVFSSHGGLNFVEVTKLMVSAVKVICDHVSGKSKGYGFVQFEREAAASTALKEMDGKSLDGRDIRVQYAQKRNGGLS; from the exons ATGCAGGGTTTGGCTGCTCGCATTGCTCGTCGCTCACGCGCCTCGCCTCTCGCTGGAGGGATATTGTCTCGCGGTTCTTGCACCAAACTGTTCGTCGGAG GTATGTCAGGAGATAGGTGTGAACGCCATGTGTTCTCTTCTCATGGTGGCTTGAACTTTGTTGAGGTAACCAAATTGATGGTGTCGGCAGTTAAGGTGATATGTGATCACGTGAGTGGAAAATCCAAAGGGTATGGGTTTGTGCAGTTTGAACGTGAAGCTGCGGCCAGCACAGCTCTGAAGGAAATGGATGGTAAG TCATTAGACGGTAGGGACATCCGTGTACAGTATGCGCAGAAGAGAAATGGCGGACTATCATGA
- the LOC115736742 gene encoding putative pentatricopeptide repeat-containing protein At5g59900, whose amino-acid sequence MKLARFQKPLFSLGFRALSRPFCDKAFPGPGDEEEEDSRFVATLSSIVRGKKSWRDAFDSPFVASSLTPRHVEKVLIGTLDDCRLALRFFNFLGLHRGFVHSAASFCILVHALVQSNLFWPASSLLQTLLLRELSPRGVFGELLKWYEECGFASSLGFDLLIQSYVQKGRVFDACTVFELTAEHKLLPETRTLNALLSGLVKVRQFPLVVELFDFILSLGISPDVYMYTMIIRSLCETKDFVRAKEVICLMENSGCQLNVVPYNVLINGLCKNQRIGDAVVIKNSLRRRGLQADMVTYCTLVLGLCKAHECEVALEYVNEMLELGLCPTEAALSGLTEGLRRKDKVMGAYYLVDRVGKLGVLPNLFVCNGLISSLCKIGQLDQAKSLLDKMRKDGPSPNDVTYTIFIDFFCKKGELETALHFLDDMGNAGIRATVYTYNSLIGGHCKLGNLSAAKFIFHEMTEKRLTPTVITYSLLVYAYCKEGQIHEAFRLYHEMTGKGVAPNIYTFTALISGLCRVNMIDEACKLFDEMVGKNVLPNEVTYNVMIDGYCKVGNVVRAFELFYEMQKRGLVPDTYTYRSLIGGLCVIGRVTEAKDFLDNLCHQHIKLNEMCYGTLLQGFCKEGRLDEAMTTVSEMVERGINVDLVCYAVLIDGIVKKHDIRSLLWVLKEMHDLGLRPDSVIYTSMIDGYGKAGKLKEAIGLWDVMIGEGCGPNVVTYTVLIDCLCKAGFIDKAELLLKEMLVTNSLPNHVTYGCFLDHLTVIGDMENAVKLHEAMLKGYLANSTTYNMLIRGFCRLAKIREASELLVEMTANGIFPDCISYSTLIYNYCRGGHLQEAITLWENMLNDGLKPDTLAYNFLIYGCCVTGNLKKAFELRDDMMRRGVTPNRVTYSNLSHGASFKILS is encoded by the coding sequence ATGAAGCTCGCTCGCTTCCAAAAACCCCTCTTCAGCCTTGGCTTCCGGGCTCTATCGAGACCCTTCTGCGACAAAGCCTTCCCAGGACCCggcgacgaggaggaggaggactcgCGGTTTGTGGCCACCCTCTCGAGCATCGTCCGGGGAAAGAAGAGCTGGAGGGACGCGTTCGACAGCCCGTTTGTGGCGAGCTCCTTGACGCCTCGTCACGTCGAGAAGGTACTGATCGGAACCTTGGACGACTGTAGGTTGGCTCTCCGATTCTTCAATTTCCTGGGTCTCCACAGGGGCTTCGTCCATTCCGCTGCGTCGTTCTGCATCTTGGTTCACGCCCTCGTCCAGAGCAACCTCTTTTGGCCCGCTTCGTCGCTGTTGCAGACGCTGTTGCTTCGCGAGCTGAGCCCGAGGGGCGTTTTCGGGGAGCTCTTGAAGTGGTACGAGGAATGCGGGTTCGCTTCGAGCCTGGGTTTTGATCTGTTGATTCAAAGCTACGTGCAGAAAGGAAGGGTCTTCGATGCCTGTACGGTTTTCGAGCTCACGGCGGAGCACAAATTGCTGCCAGAAACGAGGACTTTGAACGCCCTTTTAAGCGGGCTTGTGAAAGTGAGGCAGTTTCCGTTGGTCGTGGAATTGTTCGATTTTATTCTGAGCTTAGGCATCTCGCCGGATGTTTACATGTATACGATGATAATCAGGAGCCTATGCGAGACAAAGGATTTCGTCAGAGCCAAAGAAGTAATCTGTTTGATGGAGAACTCTGGCTGTCAGTTGAATGTAGTACCTTACAACGTGTTGATTAATGGGCTTTGCAAGAATCAGAGGATTGGGGATGCAGTCGTGATCAAGAATTCTCTCAGAAGACGTGGACTGCAAGCGGACATGGTTACATACTGTACATTAGTGCTTGGGCTTTGCAAAGCACATGAGTGTGAGGTTGCATTGGAGTATGTAAACGAAATGCTTGAGTTGGGACTTTGTCCAACTGAAGCTGCTCTTTCTGGCCTTACCGAGGGGCTGAGGAGGAAGGATAAGGTCATGGGTGCTTATTATTTGGTTGATAGAGTGGGGAAGCTTGGAGTGTTGCCTAacttgtttgtttgtaatggtTTAATAAGTTCATTGTGCAAAATCGGCCAGTTGGATCAAGCTAAGTCGCTTCTTGATAAGATGAGGAAGGATGGTCCATCTCCGAATGACGTCACATACACCATCTTTATCGATTTCTTCTGCAAGAAAGGAGAGTTGGAAACTGCTCTCCATTTTCTCGATGATATGGGAAATGCAGGAATAAGAGCTACTGTTTATACCTACAATTCTTTAATAGGTGGACACTGCAAGCTAGGAAATTTGTCTGCTGCCAAGTTTATCTTTCATGAGATGACTGAGAAGAGATTGACACCAACTGTAATAACTTACTCGTTATTAGTTTATGCATACTGCAAAGAAGGACAAATCCACGAGGCATTCCGGCTCTACCATGAAATGACAGGGAAGGGTGTAGCACCTAACATATACACCTTTACTGCACTCATTTCTGGTCTATGTCGTGTAAATATGATTGATGAAGCTTGTAAATTATTTGATGAAATGGTGGGAAAGAATGTTCTCCCAAATGAGGTAACCTACAATGTTATGATCGATGGGTACTGCAAGGTAGGCAATGTAGTTAGAGCCTTTGAATTGTTTTATGAAATGCAAAAAAGGGGTCTTGTGCCTGACACATACACATATAGGTCCTTAATTGGTGGACTTTGTGTGATTGGTAGAGTAACTGAGGCcaaagattttttggataacctATGCCACCAGCATATTAAGTTAAATGAGATGTGCTATGGTACACTTTTGCAAGGATTTTGCAAGGAAGGAAGATTAGATGAAGCAATGACAACTGTTTCTGAGATGGTCGAAAGAGGTATAAATGTGGATCTTGTGTGTTATGCTGTACTTATAGACGGAATTGTCAAAAAGCATGACATAAGGAGCTTACTTTGGGTCCTTAAAGAGATGCACGATCTTGGTTTAAGGCCTGATAGCGTAATATATACCAGCATGATTGATGGTTATGGCAAAGCAGGGAAGTTGAAGGAGGCAATTGGTTTGTGGGATGTGATGATTGGTGAAGGGTGTGGCCCGAATGTGGTGACGTACACTGTCCTAATAGATTGCTTATGTAAGGCGGGATTCATAGATAAAGCTGAGCTTCTACTAAAGGAAATGCTAGTTACTAATTCCCTCCCGAACCATGTGACATATGGTTGCTTTCTTGACCACTTAACAGTAATCGGTGACATGGAAAATGCTGTCAAGCTGCATGAAGCAATGCTTAAAGGGTATTTAGCAAACTCCACCACTTACAATATGCTGATCCGTGGTTTCTGCAGATTGGCTAAAATTCGAGAGGCTTCTGAACTTCTAGTTGAGATGACTGCGAATGGCATCTTTCCAGACTGTATATCTTATTCAACCTTGATTTACAACTATTGTAGGGGCGGTCATTTACAGGAAGCAATCACATTATGGGAAAATATGCTGAATGATGGTCTGAAGCCAGATACACTAGCatataatttcttaatttatggTTGTTGTGTGACTGGAAACCTTAAGAAAGCTTTTGAATTGCGTGATGATATGATGAGAAGGGGTGTGACACCAAATCGGGTTACATATAGTAATCTCAGCCATGGAGCTTCTTTTAAGATTTTATCCTAA